From one Candidatus Chromulinivorax destructor genomic stretch:
- the rpmG gene encoding 50S ribosomal protein L33: MAKKGNRQIIKLKSSESPHRYWTYKNKANTTERIELSKYDPVVRRHVMYKEEK, encoded by the coding sequence ATGGCAAAAAAAGGTAATCGTCAGATTATCAAACTAAAAAGTTCTGAAAGTCCGCACAGATACTGGACTTACAAAAATAAAGCAAACACAACTGAACGTATTGAATTATCAAAATATGATCCAGTCGTTCGTCGTCACGTTATGTACAAAGAAGAAAAATAA